The following coding sequences lie in one Prevotella nigrescens genomic window:
- the kdsB gene encoding 3-deoxy-manno-octulosonate cytidylyltransferase: MKAIGIIPARYASSRFPGKPLAVLGGKYVIQRVMEQVSTVLNDVYIATDDKRIYNTVTSLGAKAIMTNSDHQSGTDRVAEALEEIGGNFDVVVNIQGDEPFIQKSQIETVMACFNDVGTQIATLGKPFATIEEAKNPNSPKIILDNRNYAMYFTRALAPYIRGKEESEWLSAYSFLKHIGLYAYRTDVLDKITKLPQSSLELAEGLEQLRWLQNGFKIKVGLTDVETVGIDTPEDLERAELFLAEQNKNEE; encoded by the coding sequence TGAAAGCAATTGGTATTATTCCTGCCCGCTATGCATCGTCTCGTTTCCCGGGCAAACCGCTTGCAGTGTTAGGCGGAAAGTATGTTATACAACGCGTTATGGAGCAAGTCAGCACCGTTCTCAACGATGTTTATATTGCCACAGACGACAAACGAATTTACAATACAGTAACTTCGTTGGGGGCAAAAGCCATCATGACGAATTCCGACCACCAGAGTGGCACCGACCGCGTGGCTGAAGCGTTGGAAGAAATAGGCGGAAACTTCGATGTGGTGGTAAACATTCAGGGCGACGAACCCTTTATACAGAAAAGTCAGATAGAGACCGTCATGGCTTGTTTCAATGATGTTGGCACACAGATAGCAACTCTTGGAAAGCCGTTTGCCACCATTGAAGAGGCAAAAAACCCCAATTCACCGAAGATTATTCTCGATAATCGCAACTATGCCATGTACTTTACACGTGCCCTTGCGCCCTATATCCGAGGTAAGGAGGAAAGCGAATGGCTAAGTGCTTATTCTTTTCTTAAACACATCGGGCTATATGCTTATCGGACAGATGTTTTAGACAAGATAACAAAGTTGCCACAATCATCGCTCGAACTCGCCGAAGGTTTGGAGCAGCTGCGCTGGTTGCAGAATGGATTTAAGATAAAAGTAGGACTTACTGACGTGGAAACCGTGGGCATAGACACTCCCGAAGATTTGGAACGCGCGGAGCTTTTCCTTGCCGAACAAAATAAAAACGAGGAGTAA
- a CDS encoding dipeptidase, translating to MIKEYIKENQDRILEELFSLIRIPSVSAQPDKHGADMVRCAERWKELLLMAGVDRAEVMPTDGNPVVYGEKIVDPAARTVLIYGHYDVMPAEPFELWKTEPFEPVIKDGRLWGRGADDDKGQSFIQAKAFEYIVKHNLLKHNIKFILEGEEEIGSPSLGAFCEKHKDLLKCDVILVSDTSMIAKDIPSLTVGLRGLAYWQIEVTGPNHDLHSGHFGGAVANPINVLCKLITDVTDKDGRIQFPGFYDDVEEVSPEERAMVAQIPFDETAYKKSLDVDELFGEKGYNTIEHTGFRPSFDVCGIWGGYQGEGAKTVIPSKAYAKLSCRLVPHQDHKKIGQMVVDYFQRVAPKTVKVKVESLHGGQGYVCPIDLPAYKAAERGFEKAFGKRPIAARRGGSIPIIATFEEILGVKTVLMGFGLESNLIHSPNENIQLDMYWKSIEAVINFHLEYDKL from the coding sequence ATGATAAAAGAGTATATAAAGGAAAATCAGGACCGAATACTTGAAGAGCTGTTCAGTCTGATTCGTATACCCAGTGTGAGTGCTCAGCCCGACAAACACGGTGCCGACATGGTGAGATGTGCCGAGCGTTGGAAAGAATTGCTGCTGATGGCAGGTGTCGATAGGGCAGAAGTGATGCCGACAGATGGCAATCCTGTGGTTTACGGAGAGAAGATTGTAGACCCTGCAGCCCGCACTGTGCTCATCTACGGACACTACGACGTGATGCCGGCAGAGCCTTTTGAACTTTGGAAAACCGAACCTTTCGAACCCGTCATCAAGGACGGACGCCTGTGGGGACGCGGTGCCGACGACGACAAAGGGCAGTCGTTTATTCAGGCAAAGGCTTTTGAATATATCGTAAAACATAACCTGCTGAAGCACAATATAAAGTTCATACTCGAAGGAGAAGAAGAAATAGGCTCGCCAAGTCTGGGTGCTTTCTGCGAGAAACATAAGGACTTGCTGAAGTGCGATGTCATTCTTGTATCCGATACCAGCATGATTGCCAAGGACATACCATCGCTAACGGTAGGTCTGCGCGGTCTGGCTTACTGGCAAATCGAAGTTACTGGACCCAACCACGACCTGCATTCGGGGCACTTCGGGGGTGCAGTGGCAAACCCAATCAACGTGCTTTGCAAACTGATAACCGATGTTACCGACAAGGACGGGCGCATTCAGTTCCCCGGTTTCTACGACGACGTGGAAGAAGTGTCGCCCGAAGAACGTGCCATGGTGGCACAAATACCTTTCGACGAGACAGCTTACAAGAAGTCGTTGGACGTTGATGAGCTTTTTGGAGAGAAAGGTTACAACACAATAGAGCACACGGGGTTCCGCCCAAGCTTCGATGTCTGCGGCATCTGGGGCGGCTATCAGGGCGAAGGAGCCAAGACCGTAATCCCCTCAAAGGCGTATGCGAAGCTCTCATGCCGCCTTGTCCCGCATCAGGATCACAAGAAAATAGGGCAGATGGTGGTAGACTACTTCCAGCGAGTAGCACCCAAAACCGTGAAAGTAAAGGTAGAATCGTTGCACGGCGGACAAGGTTATGTGTGCCCAATCGACCTCCCGGCCTACAAAGCAGCCGAGCGCGGGTTCGAAAAAGCATTCGGTAAGCGTCCCATTGCGGCACGTCGTGGCGGCAGCATACCTATCATTGCAACCTTCGAAGAGATACTTGGCGTGAAGACAGTGCTTATGGGTTTCGGCTTGGAATCGAACCTTATACACTCTCCGAACGAGAATATCCAGCTCGACATGTACTGGAAATCGATCGAAGCCGTTATCAATTTCCACCTGGAATACGACAAGTTGTAA
- the rbr gene encoding rubrerythrin has translation MKKTFICTVCGYMYEGTEAPAECPVCHAKADKFKAFDAKAIKGTKTEANLKTAFAGESQARMKYDYYAGQARKDGYQQIAALFEETAINERMHAKLWFKFLHDAGIPDTVANLKDAADGENYEWTDMYDTMAKEAMEEGFPELAVKFRTVGAIEKKHEERYRKLLKNIEDKIVFSRDGSAIWQCRQCGNIVIGKEAPEVCPVCSHPQSYFQLQENNF, from the coding sequence ATGAAGAAGACATTTATTTGTACTGTATGCGGATACATGTACGAAGGAACAGAAGCGCCGGCTGAATGCCCGGTTTGCCACGCAAAGGCTGACAAGTTCAAGGCATTCGATGCCAAGGCAATTAAAGGAACAAAGACCGAAGCAAACCTTAAAACTGCATTTGCAGGAGAGAGTCAGGCACGCATGAAATACGACTATTATGCTGGTCAGGCACGCAAAGACGGCTACCAACAGATTGCTGCCCTCTTCGAAGAAACAGCCATTAACGAGCGCATGCACGCCAAATTGTGGTTCAAATTCCTGCACGATGCCGGTATTCCGGACACTGTAGCGAACCTTAAAGATGCGGCTGACGGAGAGAATTACGAGTGGACCGACATGTACGACACCATGGCTAAAGAGGCTATGGAAGAAGGTTTCCCAGAGCTTGCTGTCAAGTTCCGTACCGTCGGAGCTATCGAAAAGAAGCACGAGGAGCGCTATCGCAAGTTGCTGAAGAACATTGAAGACAAGATTGTTTTCTCACGCGACGGCTCTGCAATATGGCAATGCCGCCAGTGTGGCAACATCGTTATTGGCAAGGAAGCCCCCGAAGTGTGCCCTGTTTGTAGCCACCCACAGAGCTACTTCCAGCTGCAAGAAAACAACTTCTAA
- a CDS encoding leucine-rich repeat domain-containing protein, with amino-acid sequence MGEACFYLDKWLDINPIVFPEGVTEIPDACFLYAAKVKAVVLPSTIKTISNVAFSNTYISELILPEGLDSIGIMGLGSSSFKELVLPNSVKRLGKDALSDNHKLKRVVLPKGLTEIPEGLCCMCRELEDAEIPANVRTVKREAFRYCEKLKVALPYGLERIEALAFEHCLADSIVLPSTVKYLEGAPFRHVKGLKKIYSLAETPPVCTIDPQRFTDSINPFDGSAPKDIPIYVPIGSAEKYRKAIGWDYFTNFIETSKLPAGIETPKAGSNEQYKVYGKDGRIVMEPQGRLASPVRYSVCNMAGATIAQGYLTASHTLPVPESGIYVVRIGNAVYKILL; translated from the coding sequence ATGGGAGAGGCTTGCTTCTACTTAGACAAGTGGCTCGACATCAATCCGATAGTGTTTCCGGAAGGCGTAACCGAAATTCCCGATGCCTGTTTTCTCTATGCTGCCAAAGTAAAAGCAGTGGTTTTGCCCTCTACAATCAAGACCATTTCAAACGTAGCGTTTAGCAATACGTATATATCGGAGCTGATTTTACCCGAGGGACTCGACAGTATTGGCATAATGGGCTTAGGCAGTTCTTCGTTCAAAGAACTTGTTTTGCCTAACTCTGTAAAGCGATTGGGCAAGGACGCATTATCCGACAACCACAAGTTAAAGCGGGTTGTGCTGCCCAAAGGACTTACCGAGATTCCCGAAGGCCTATGTTGTATGTGCAGAGAACTGGAAGATGCAGAAATCCCTGCAAACGTAAGAACTGTTAAAAGAGAGGCTTTCAGATACTGCGAGAAGCTGAAAGTAGCCCTTCCGTACGGTTTGGAGCGCATAGAAGCGCTTGCCTTTGAGCATTGTCTGGCAGATTCCATCGTGCTGCCTTCTACCGTGAAGTATCTCGAAGGTGCTCCGTTCAGGCACGTCAAGGGCTTAAAGAAAATCTATTCCCTCGCCGAAACGCCCCCCGTGTGTACGATAGACCCTCAGAGATTTACTGATAGCATCAATCCTTTCGACGGTTCTGCACCGAAAGACATACCCATTTACGTTCCAATCGGGTCGGCAGAGAAGTATCGGAAAGCCATCGGCTGGGACTATTTCACCAATTTCATTGAGACAAGCAAGCTCCCTGCAGGGATAGAGACCCCAAAAGCGGGCAGCAACGAGCAATATAAGGTGTACGGAAAAGACGGCAGAATCGTCATGGAACCGCAGGGCAGGCTCGCCTCTCCCGTCCGTTATTCTGTTTGCAACATGGCAGGTGCAACGATAGCACAAGGTTATCTCACGGCTTCGCACACCCTGCCAGTGCCCGAAAGCGGCATCTACGTTGTCCGTATCGGCAATGCCGTGTACAAGATATTGCTGTAA
- the buk gene encoding butyrate kinase: protein MAYKILAINPGSTSTKISVANNCEPLFVEDVKHSRSELEHFHTIFDQYEYRRQRILQELQQRNIPLDFNAVVGRGGLSKAVESGVYRVNPQMIEDQRKAIHQHPCDLGCKLAYDIAEMIPGCQSFIADPGVVDEMIPEAHITGLPETPRICIWHALNQKAVGRRYAREHNTQYNKLNLIIAHLGGGISFAAHRQGRAIDANNALSGDGPFSPERTGTLPMSEIVRLCYHSGLTEEQMMKKITSQGGLLAHLGTNDFREIRKRIDAGDEHAQLVISALILNVAKAIASEGAVLCGKVDAIILTGGMCYSEYLVNEIEKRIGYLAPVVVYPGQDEMLALTENALAALEGKQTIKEY from the coding sequence ATGGCGTACAAGATTTTAGCCATTAACCCTGGCTCTACTTCAACAAAAATATCAGTGGCAAACAACTGCGAACCACTTTTTGTGGAAGATGTCAAGCACTCACGCAGCGAATTGGAACACTTCCATACCATCTTCGACCAGTACGAATATCGCAGGCAACGCATACTTCAGGAACTGCAACAACGTAACATTCCCCTCGATTTCAATGCCGTAGTAGGACGCGGAGGACTATCGAAAGCCGTAGAAAGCGGTGTGTATAGAGTGAACCCACAGATGATAGAAGACCAGCGCAAGGCGATTCATCAGCACCCATGCGACCTCGGTTGCAAGCTGGCTTATGATATTGCAGAGATGATTCCGGGCTGCCAGAGCTTCATAGCAGACCCCGGTGTGGTAGACGAAATGATACCGGAAGCACACATTACCGGACTTCCTGAAACTCCACGCATTTGTATTTGGCACGCATTGAACCAGAAGGCAGTTGGCCGTCGCTATGCGCGCGAACATAATACACAGTACAACAAGCTTAATTTAATTATTGCACACTTAGGTGGGGGCATTTCTTTTGCAGCCCACCGGCAAGGTCGTGCCATCGATGCAAACAATGCCTTGTCGGGCGACGGTCCCTTTTCTCCCGAGCGGACGGGTACGCTGCCCATGTCGGAAATAGTGCGCTTGTGCTATCACAGCGGTCTCACCGAAGAGCAAATGATGAAGAAGATAACGTCGCAGGGTGGGCTGCTTGCCCATTTAGGCACCAACGACTTCCGCGAAATACGTAAGCGCATAGATGCAGGCGACGAACATGCCCAGCTTGTCATATCTGCCTTGATATTGAACGTGGCTAAAGCAATTGCCTCTGAAGGTGCCGTGCTCTGCGGAAAGGTAGACGCCATCATTCTGACGGGGGGCATGTGTTACAGCGAATACCTTGTTAACGAGATTGAGAAGCGCATTGGCTATCTTGCCCCGGTTGTTGTTTATCCCGGTCAGGACGAGATGCTCGCCCTGACAGAGAATGCTCTTGCCGCACTGGAAGGCAAGCAGACGATAAAAGAATACTAA
- a CDS encoding phosphate acyltransferase → MKNNTRSITDFSQLIESLNESGIKNNVAVVWAEDNHTLDAVEMACKAGVIIPILVCSQQTADKLKGKYETLSANDPQDASEKAVELVRQGKADALMKGFVNTDVLLRAILNKEKGILPKGSVLTHITAAKIPSYPKLLFFTDPAVLPFPTHEQRMEQIKYVSNFCHAFNIEQPKISLIHCSEKPDGKHFPYTEGYLELKKMAAEGAFGNCIVDGPLDLKTSCSAEALADKKIDSPIGGEADAVIFPDIEAGNVFYKAITLFAGAETAAVLQGTQVPVVLASRGDTVESKFYSLALAAIISKSKNK, encoded by the coding sequence ATGAAGAACAATACAAGAAGCATTACGGACTTCTCTCAATTGATTGAAAGTCTGAACGAAAGTGGTATTAAAAATAATGTTGCCGTTGTCTGGGCAGAAGACAATCATACCCTCGATGCTGTTGAAATGGCTTGCAAGGCAGGTGTCATAATCCCCATTTTGGTATGCTCTCAACAAACAGCCGATAAGTTGAAAGGGAAATACGAGACCCTTTCTGCCAACGACCCGCAGGACGCTTCAGAAAAAGCAGTGGAACTTGTGCGGCAAGGAAAAGCCGACGCCCTGATGAAAGGATTTGTGAACACCGATGTATTACTACGCGCCATACTTAACAAAGAAAAGGGTATCCTGCCGAAAGGAAGTGTGTTAACTCATATCACAGCAGCCAAAATACCTTCTTATCCAAAGCTCTTGTTCTTTACCGACCCTGCCGTGCTTCCTTTCCCGACGCACGAACAACGCATGGAACAAATAAAATACGTATCTAATTTCTGCCATGCCTTCAATATAGAACAACCTAAAATCTCGCTCATTCACTGCTCGGAGAAACCCGACGGAAAGCATTTCCCATACACCGAGGGCTATCTTGAACTAAAGAAGATGGCTGCCGAAGGAGCATTTGGCAACTGTATAGTAGACGGTCCGCTCGATTTGAAGACTTCATGCTCGGCTGAAGCGTTGGCAGACAAGAAGATAGACTCTCCAATAGGGGGCGAAGCCGATGCCGTTATCTTCCCCGACATCGAGGCAGGAAATGTGTTCTACAAGGCCATAACGCTTTTTGCAGGAGCCGAAACAGCCGCCGTGTTGCAAGGAACACAGGTTCCCGTGGTGTTGGCGAGCCGCGGCGATACCGTAGAATCGAAGTTTTACAGCTTGGCACTTGCTGCCATCATCTCTAAATCAAAGAATAAATAA
- a CDS encoding OsmC family protein — protein sequence MEKSIVKYLGNFRVEATYEASGQTLKTDAGKASGGLGEYATPVDILAQSLAACTLTTIAMRAKRENIDLTGTYAVVGEIVEDPKTLTVEKIAIEFHVKGNLDENLRKKFESFALKGCFVGNSLKAQKDFTFVYEE from the coding sequence ATGGAGAAATCAATTGTAAAATACTTAGGAAACTTCAGGGTAGAAGCTACCTATGAGGCTTCAGGACAGACGCTTAAAACCGATGCAGGCAAGGCTTCGGGTGGGTTAGGCGAGTATGCAACACCGGTAGACATATTGGCTCAGTCGCTCGCAGCGTGCACTTTAACTACCATTGCAATGCGTGCCAAGCGCGAAAACATCGATTTGACGGGTACCTATGCCGTAGTTGGCGAGATAGTGGAGGACCCTAAGACGCTGACGGTGGAGAAAATAGCTATCGAATTCCACGTAAAAGGCAATTTAGATGAAAATTTACGCAAGAAGTTCGAGAGCTTTGCACTGAAGGGTTGCTTTGTCGGCAACTCACTGAAAGCACAGAAAGACTTTACTTTCGTGTACGAAGAATAG
- a CDS encoding DUF2975 domain-containing protein: MNKRLYLYCTLLLCIMSCMMLYTVYDAGKALVNGYAEGAHMTDLELKAQQDSVYAKSQEYKAIKRKQLEDEDWATATPVSFKVGLQAPPTTFINQKTGKPERVWMRTIDVNYKSPHYFLAVKGLSFLIMAGLSLTILILAFKLIARFRNSENIFLVRNLKLIRRLAFCTLIYYVLWWTITLVEVYFIKQSFSLEGCNIDLISTLELPNGLFEVPFTFIVYEVFSIGVKMREENQLTV; this comes from the coding sequence ATGAATAAACGATTGTACCTTTACTGCACCTTGTTACTATGCATTATGTCCTGCATGATGCTCTATACCGTCTACGATGCGGGCAAGGCGCTTGTTAATGGATATGCCGAAGGGGCACACATGACCGACCTTGAGCTGAAAGCGCAACAGGACAGCGTCTATGCAAAATCACAAGAATACAAGGCCATAAAAAGGAAACAATTGGAAGATGAAGACTGGGCTACTGCCACACCCGTATCGTTTAAGGTTGGCTTGCAGGCTCCGCCAACAACTTTCATTAACCAGAAAACCGGCAAGCCAGAGCGGGTCTGGATGCGTACCATAGATGTTAACTATAAATCGCCGCACTATTTCCTCGCCGTAAAAGGACTGAGTTTCTTGATTATGGCAGGACTTTCGCTGACGATTTTAATACTTGCGTTTAAACTTATAGCGCGTTTCCGCAATTCGGAAAATATCTTTCTGGTACGCAACTTGAAGCTTATACGGAGGTTAGCGTTCTGTACGCTCATCTATTATGTATTGTGGTGGACCATAACATTGGTTGAAGTGTACTTCATAAAGCAGTCGTTTAGTCTTGAAGGGTGCAACATCGACCTAATAAGTACGCTCGAACTGCCCAACGGTCTCTTTGAAGTCCCATTCACGTTCATCGTGTACGAGGTATTCTCAATCGGCGTTAAAATGCGAGAGGAAAACCAATTAACAGTGTAG
- a CDS encoding helix-turn-helix domain-containing protein — protein MIVVNLDVMMARRKMSLNELSERVNITLANLSILKTGKAKAIRFTTLNAICEALNCQPGDILEFREGDQGQELTC, from the coding sequence ATGATAGTAGTAAACCTTGACGTAATGATGGCAAGGAGGAAAATGTCGCTAAACGAACTTTCTGAACGGGTTAACATTACCCTTGCTAACTTGTCGATTCTAAAAACCGGAAAGGCAAAAGCCATACGCTTCACAACGCTTAACGCCATTTGCGAAGCACTGAACTGCCAACCGGGCGACATATTAGAGTTTAGAGAAGGCGACCAGGGGCAAGAGCTTACATGCTAA
- a CDS encoding M16 family metallopeptidase: protein MRIKNIFIALFVLFTTSATAQNEMGDMPKAPIDAAVKIGHLDNGLTYYIRKNNYPEGKVNFYIAHKVGAIQEQDNQDGLAHLLEHMAFNGSKHFPDDSVVKFMDKTGGGWNAYTTADHTVYFLTGINAKRPALVDSCLLVLSDWSQGLTLTADQIETERDVVHNEYRGHNAMQRLLRAANADLFPNSIYGRRTVIGSMDVIDKCNPETLRAYYRKWYFPGNQAIFIVGDIDPDKVEASIKRLFGGLKPAKEATKATPVMVDDNDKILYAFGSHKEVSQEIFQLYRKIEYIAPEEKNSLMYLYIKPMYSLVNIMFNNRMQKIAQAPESNITVAQGNVDGYAGQTITRDAEGIVVVPKPGKEKEAMAQIIREMNRIGQYGFTESEFKHAKEAYKASLDNRYNNRATITNDSYAQTLISNFLEGEPYSNIEQLHELYGQVIPMLPLATVNEMAKNLINVNEKNFAISVILQEKDGKTGFTKAELPGIVNAARAEKVDAYVDNTKEEPMMLNEPKPGKIVGEKVLKQFGAKELTLSNGAKVILKKTDLKANEILMMATAAGGKSIGKNENLAMRKLWDDMASIHGLGTKDINDLANIAQTKTTNVEAGISNDLHYLSGSTVNQNLETLMQMINLSFTGIKKDENYYKLITQYMKGKIEGKANDPEMVFQDSVMYYEHNKQLDVLSPDPKDIDNINYDRALELYRQLFNNASEFTFVFVGSFDEATIRPLIAKYIASLPSSKKKAELADMRNYTKGNVEKSFSFKMSNPQSKIVDTYRSDKVPYTLENLLNAKVLGQYLWNKMFEIIREKESAVYTPMPSVSLENDLNGNYLVIGCELATNPEKTAIAKKLAKEIIYDAQTKITNDDVARAKESILKNHSEALKKNSYWLNVLSDYATYGIDRANGFDAVMKAITPQTLGNIAKTVLKSGNHIQVTMNAEKLDK from the coding sequence ATGAGAATTAAAAACATTTTTATTGCACTTTTTGTGCTTTTTACAACCAGTGCAACAGCACAAAACGAGATGGGAGATATGCCAAAAGCCCCCATCGACGCTGCTGTTAAGATAGGACACCTTGACAATGGGCTAACCTATTACATTCGGAAAAACAACTATCCGGAGGGTAAAGTAAACTTCTACATAGCACACAAGGTAGGAGCAATACAAGAACAAGACAATCAGGACGGTCTTGCACACTTGTTGGAACACATGGCTTTCAATGGGTCAAAGCACTTCCCCGACGATTCCGTGGTCAAGTTCATGGATAAAACAGGCGGTGGCTGGAACGCATACACTACTGCCGACCACACTGTTTACTTTCTTACAGGTATCAATGCCAAGCGTCCTGCACTCGTAGATTCTTGTTTGCTCGTATTAAGCGACTGGTCTCAGGGACTGACACTCACGGCTGACCAAATTGAAACAGAACGAGACGTGGTGCACAACGAGTACCGCGGACACAACGCCATGCAGCGATTGCTACGTGCTGCCAATGCCGACTTGTTCCCAAACAGCATCTATGGCCGGCGCACAGTCATTGGAAGCATGGACGTTATAGATAAATGTAATCCTGAAACACTGCGTGCTTACTATCGCAAATGGTACTTCCCTGGCAATCAGGCTATCTTTATTGTGGGCGACATCGACCCTGACAAAGTGGAAGCCAGCATAAAACGCCTGTTCGGCGGGCTGAAACCAGCCAAGGAAGCAACCAAAGCTACACCTGTAATGGTGGACGACAACGACAAGATTCTATATGCTTTTGGCAGCCATAAAGAGGTTTCACAAGAGATTTTCCAACTCTACCGCAAAATAGAATACATTGCTCCGGAAGAGAAGAACTCTCTTATGTACCTCTACATCAAGCCAATGTACTCGCTTGTAAACATCATGTTCAACAACCGTATGCAGAAAATTGCACAGGCACCGGAGTCAAACATCACGGTTGCACAAGGCAATGTAGATGGCTATGCAGGTCAGACTATCACTCGTGACGCCGAAGGTATCGTGGTGGTTCCTAAGCCTGGCAAAGAGAAAGAGGCTATGGCACAAATCATTCGTGAGATGAATCGCATCGGACAGTATGGCTTTACCGAATCGGAATTTAAGCATGCGAAGGAAGCTTACAAGGCTTCACTCGACAATCGTTATAACAATCGTGCGACAATAACAAACGACAGCTACGCCCAAACGCTCATCAGCAACTTCCTCGAAGGCGAACCTTACAGCAATATAGAGCAACTACACGAACTCTACGGGCAGGTTATTCCAATGCTTCCGCTGGCTACTGTCAACGAAATGGCAAAGAATTTAATCAACGTAAACGAGAAAAACTTTGCTATCAGCGTGATTCTTCAGGAGAAAGATGGCAAGACAGGCTTTACAAAAGCAGAACTTCCAGGCATCGTAAACGCTGCTCGTGCAGAGAAAGTAGATGCTTATGTGGACAACACAAAGGAAGAACCTATGATGTTAAATGAGCCAAAGCCGGGCAAGATAGTAGGTGAGAAAGTGTTAAAACAGTTCGGTGCCAAAGAATTAACGCTCTCTAACGGCGCGAAAGTCATCTTGAAGAAGACCGACCTTAAGGCAAACGAGATTCTTATGATGGCTACTGCAGCTGGCGGAAAGAGTATCGGCAAGAACGAAAACCTCGCTATGCGCAAGCTTTGGGACGATATGGCAAGCATACATGGACTTGGAACGAAAGACATCAACGACCTTGCCAATATTGCACAGACCAAGACTACGAACGTAGAAGCAGGCATAAGCAACGACCTTCACTACCTTAGTGGCTCTACTGTAAACCAGAATTTAGAGACATTAATGCAGATGATAAACCTCAGTTTCACTGGGATTAAGAAAGACGAGAACTACTATAAACTCATAACACAGTACATGAAAGGAAAGATTGAGGGCAAAGCAAACGACCCGGAAATGGTCTTCCAGGACTCAGTAATGTATTATGAGCACAACAAACAGCTCGACGTACTCTCTCCAGACCCTAAAGATATCGACAATATCAACTACGACCGGGCACTCGAACTCTATCGTCAGCTCTTCAATAATGCCTCTGAATTCACCTTCGTGTTCGTCGGAAGCTTCGACGAAGCAACCATTCGCCCGCTCATTGCAAAGTATATTGCCTCTCTCCCATCAAGCAAAAAGAAGGCAGAACTGGCAGATATGCGCAACTATACAAAAGGAAATGTAGAGAAGAGCTTCAGCTTTAAGATGTCGAATCCACAGAGTAAGATTGTCGATACCTATCGTTCTGACAAGGTTCCATATACTCTTGAAAACTTATTAAATGCGAAAGTGCTGGGCCAATACCTCTGGAATAAGATGTTTGAGATTATCCGCGAGAAAGAAAGTGCGGTGTACACACCAATGCCAAGCGTTAGCCTTGAAAACGACTTGAATGGAAACTACCTCGTAATAGGCTGCGAACTGGCAACCAATCCGGAGAAGACAGCCATTGCAAAGAAGCTCGCCAAGGAGATTATCTACGACGCACAGACGAAGATAACCAACGACGACGTGGCAAGAGCAAAGGAGTCAATTCTTAAAAACCACTCTGAAGCGTTGAAGAAAAATAGTTATTGGTTGAACGTTCTCTCTGATTATGCTACCTACGGTATTGATAGAGCCAACGGTTTCGATGCCGTCATGAAGGCGATAACACCGCAGACACTTGGCAATATAGCCAAAACTGTATTGAAATCTGGTAATCATATCCAGGTAACAATGAATGCAGAGAAACTTGATAAATAA